A stretch of the Glycine soja cultivar W05 chromosome 13, ASM419377v2, whole genome shotgun sequence genome encodes the following:
- the LOC114382193 gene encoding late embryogenesis abundant protein At1g64065-like — protein sequence EGTSRIKVGSGKGRKVCLTVTGVVIAIVLLIVILALTVFKAKHPVTIVDSTKLEDFHVSLDPVKLRVDLNVTLGVDVSVKNPNKVGFQYSDSAAHLNYRGQLIGEVPISAGEISSGETKGFNLTHTIMADRLLSNSQLLSDVTSGTLPLSTFVRMSGKVSILGFIKVHVVSSTSCDVAINLSNGTVGNQECQYKTKL from the coding sequence TAAAGGTAGGATCTGGTAAAGGGAGAAAAGTGTGCCTGACGGTGACAGGTGTTGTGATTGCAATTGTATTGCTAATTGTGATACTAGCGTTGACAGTGTTCAAAGCCAAGCATCCTGTTACCATAGTGGACTCAACGAAGCTAGAGGACTTTCACGTGAGCTTGGATCCAGTAAAACTAAGGGTAGATTTGAATGTGACCTTGGGAGTGGATGTCTCAGTGAAGAACCCGAACAAGGTGGGATTCCAGTATTCAGACAGCGCTGCCCACCTCAATTACAGAGGGCAGCTGATAGGTGAAGTCCCGATCTCTGCCGGAGAGATTTCATCCGGTGAGACCAAAGGATTCAATCTCACCCACACCATTATGGCCGACCGTTTGCTCTCCAATTCTCAGCTTTTATCTGATGTCACATCTGGTACATTGCCCCTAAGCACTTTCGTGAGGATGTCTGGGAAAGTCAGCATCTTAGGCTTTATCAAAGTCCATGTGGTTTCCTCCACTTCTTGTGATGTTGCAATTAATCTTTCTAATGGAACTGTTGGGAACCAAGAGTGCCAATACAAGACAAAACTTTGA